A window from Zingiber officinale cultivar Zhangliang chromosome 7A, Zo_v1.1, whole genome shotgun sequence encodes these proteins:
- the LOC122000953 gene encoding uncharacterized protein LOC122000953 isoform X2: protein MQTNKEIGLADLHADEPILGIPIKKRLFHMSQSSSSTCQNTPTVPKNSSEQPRKLFLKSECSVSENSAGVKLDSNVSPDDLLESSIRLTGLHGFPSQVNQKIGLKKGTTGSGESSMHDELDVDIRASIGFGIEKGKNSSVEFESEMLKGKEAVGKIIASSDVSSSEEFETSGLYLSSCQDMQCSLNLSKKVINETCPLDLPGANKPEHHQTSYNDLESQCASNLYSSRKKWDLNFPMEVWDTNLNNLAINHGMNNELKLKDLHQPNDEKIPIQNTQVIANNFGLRLSMVELHQRNMKFTNLEMPVDGATDYVDGLDLQLRLPSRPKLCDKLGVSPLDLSLSLTGNLSDASFTTVKPEPCVNHNQKDTKRHQFSSLNSGVIAQVKSEPCDGSFHVTSQIEDPSLDKEVKHELPEEFQVKSPNLVLGNHPLASLTRLPTALDSNSLCHANILYQPNPTLLSVANTSLDERTCQDLNPSTISDSMIFSKVDSCINQDAKGSSSKPLANVEPILSYVKGCTAEDRVICVTVGKDSSQRNEFVESDPKEPSACDGLSSERRAEMNLSGEECTVSKFLANSKIDSGLRKEPIFTGGNQEGMDLSANIQIDQCVVDAEQRGAPEGPKGKGNKVTSHGVGDCEDSERQCANESQCQYKNKLDARVATVSISSEGFPFMTDVHVDTKGKEIQTEGVSAHGAVMCHDKRGTASGLNTDLPKLPVIMELTASSNKPVKTCQGTREKHLGKDNVSQVRSSSIEASPATAKNKNEYVKNKTEYVGGGQMSTKAISVAMKHPILREGESNVNSPATKHVYNPFKHSHIKHDDSRFKYREGNKVTSPSTKSFGYRNATSARSVPDGTEKERLIDDNEKHVNLYSQGRRHSKFETNNHDQTIGQRESDYMNNRRNYNHHFTRDPDIQHGPGHSNPRKSRYMRHNEETVPFIAPPNGSTHRSLRRMTDYPNGSTHRSLRRMTDYPQDRLFPSWRQPQGPREQPSGRRQIKDTDTNRIVGREIPDYVICEDKITSLPGEIADNLLHSHSNLHYERTDNDFLLRGSSVSPTRSPVRLYRSCSPIQWLSPGRVPGMYIDDDADLTTDGPSLDRVEMVRNHLEDEITSRHALLRRPQFQPDMREMHLARELDLARAGRALRNRRYEMRLAENTEYDTEYLEPSYSVDELVDSRDYDDRHGLVQTRHITSGVDPSRVFPDDVHCPRSREYNDRQGFVQERPRHMPSTEDDNLAPFGDAYPRSTKFFPDSEMNHVGGSSRNFRDHVRNRLGPAGANRLKNKLEEKEDYRYHRKQRWCDDGASGNARLKRRKS from the exons ATGCAGACTAACAAAGAG ATTGGCCTTGCTGATCTGCATGCTGACGAGCCTATATTGGGTATACCAATCAAGAAAAGGCTATTTCATATGTCACAGTCTTCATCTTCTACGTGCCAAAATACACCCACAGTGCCAAAAAATTCAAGTGAGCAACCGAGGAAGCTCTTTCTAAAATCAGAATGTTCTGTTTCAGAGAACTCTGCTGGTGTGAAACTAGACAGTAATGTAAGTCCTGATGACTTGTTAGAGTCTTCCATCAGACTGACTGGTTTACATGGATTTCCTTCCCAGGTTAATCAAAAAATAGGGCTCAAGAAAGGCACCACTGGAAGTGGAGAATCAAGTATGCATGACGAGTTGGATGTAGACATAAGGGCATCAATAGGCTTTGGTATAGAGAAAGGGAAGAATTCATCAGTGGAATTTGAATCTGAGATGCTCAAAGGTAAAGAAGCTGTTGGGAAGATAATTGCTTCAAGTGATGTATCTTCATCTGAAGAATTTGAAACGTCAGGTTTGTATCTATCATCATGTCAGGATATGCAATGTAGCCTGAACTTGTCAAAGAAAGTGATAAATGAAACGTGTCCATTGGATCTCCCTGGGGCCAATAAGCCGGAACATCATCAAACCAGTTACAACGATTTGGAATCACAATGTGCTTCTAATCTTTACTCGAGTAGAAAAAAGTGGGATTTGAATTTTCCAATGGAAGTGTGGGATACCAATTTGAATAATTTAGCTATTAATCATGGGATGAACAATGAGTTAAAGCTGAAGGACTTGCATCAACCAAACGATGAGAAAATTCCCATCCAAAATACTCAAGTGATTGCAAACAATTTTGGATTACGATTATCAATGGTTGAGTTGCATCAACGCAACATGAAGTTTACCAATTTGGAAATGCCTGTGGATGGAGCTACAGACTATGTAGATGGTTTAGATTTACAACTTCGGCTACCTAGCAGACCAAAGTTGTGTGACAAGTTAGGAGTATCTCCTCTTGATCTAAGTTTGTCCTTGACAGGTAATCTTTCAGATGCTTCTTTTACAACTGTGAAGCCTGAACCATGTGTGAACCATAATCAGAAAGACACCAAAAGACATCAATTTAGTAGTTTAAACTCAGGTGTTATTGCACAAGTGAAATCTGAACCATGTGATGGAAGTTTCCATGTAACTTCTCAGATTGAGGACCCATCACTAGATAAAGAGGTCAAACATGAACTGCCTGAAGAATTTCAGGTGAAGTCTCCAAATTTGGTCTTAGGTAATCACCCGTTAGCCTCTTTGACACGACTGCCAACAGCTTTGGATTCTAATTCTTTGTGTCATGCAAATATTCTTTATCAACCTAATCCAACTTTGCTTAGTGTTGCAAACACAAGCTTGGATGAAAGAACTTGTCAAGACTTAAATCCTTCTACAATATCAGATTCTATGATATTTTCTAAAGTTGACAGCTGCATTAACCAAGATGCAAAAGGAAGTTCTAGCAAACCATTGGCTAATGTTGAGCCCATCCTTTCTTATGTGAAAGGATGTACTGCAGAAGATAGAGTAATTTGTGTAACTGTTGGCAAGGATTCTTCCCAGCGTAATGAGTTTGTGGAATCTGATCCTAAAGAACCCAGTGCCTGTGATGGATTATCATCTGAAAGAAGAGCTGAAATGAACTTGTCAGGCGAAGAATGCACTGTGTCAAAATTCTTGGCCAATAGCAAAATTGATTCTGGTCTTAGAAAAGAACCTATATTCACTGGTGGGAATCAGGAAGGCATGGACTTATCTGCTAACATTCAGATAGATCAATGTGTTGTTGATGCTGAACAGCGTGGTGCTCCTGAAGGTCCAAAGGGCAAAGGAAATAAGGTTACCAGCCATGGAGTTGGTGATTGTGAAGATAGTGAGCGACAATGTGCAAACGAGAGCCAATGCCAGTATAAAAATAAATTGGATGCTAGAGTTGCTACCGTTTCCATCAGTTCTGAAGGTTTTCCTTTCATGACAGATGTGCATGTGGATACGAAAGGCAAGGAAATACAAACTGAAGGGGTAAGTGCTCATGGTGCTGTGATGTGCCATGATAAAAGGGGGACAGCCAGTGGCTTAAACACAGACTTGCCTAAATTGCCAGTTATAATGGAGTTGACTGCTTCCAGTAACAAGCCTGTTAAAACTTGTCAGGGAACAAGAGAGAAACACCTTGGAAAGGACAATGTGTCTCAAGTGAGGTCAAGCTCAATCGAGGCATCTCCTGCAACTGCAAAAAACAAGAATGAATATGTAAAAAACAAAACTGAATATGTAGGCGGAGGGCAGATGAGCACAAAAGCTATTAGCGTAGCAATGAAGCATCCAATACTACGAGAGGGGGAATCCAATGTTAATAGTCCAGCAACTAAGCATGTTTATAACCCATTCAAACATAGTCACATTAAGCATGACGACAGCAGGTTCAAGTATAGAGAGGGAAACAAGGTAACTTCGCCTTCAACTAAGTCATTTGGTTACAGGAATGCTACTTCTGCTAGGTCAGTTCCTGATGGTACGGAGAAAGAAAGGTTGATTGATGATAACGAGAAACATGTCAATTTATATTCTCAAGGGAGAAG GCATTCAAAATTCGAAACTAACAATCATGATCAGACAATTGGCCAACGTGAATCTGATTACATGAACAATCGAAGGAACTATAATCATCATTTTACTCGGGATCCTGACATCCAGCATGGACCAGGACATAGTAATCCCAGAAAATCACGATATATGAGGCATAATGAAGAGACGGTTCCATTTATTGCTCCTCCAAATGGTAGCACCCATAGATCATTGAGAAGGATGACAGACTATCCAAATGGTAGCACCCATAGATCATTGAGAAGGATGACAGACTATCCACAGGATCGTCTTTTTCCATCTTGGAGGCAACCCCAAGGGCCTCGAGAGCAACCGAGTGGTAGACGCCAAATAAAAGACACTGACACCAACAGGATTGTTGGGAGAGAAATTCCTGATTATGTGATTTGCGAGGATAAAATCACAAGTTTACCTGGTGAAATAGCAGATAATTTGCTACATTCACACTCAAATTTGCATTATGAACGAACTGATAATGACTTTCTGTTGAGGGGCAGTAGCGTTTCTCCAACCAGATCTCCAGTGCGTTTGTATCGATCATGCTCACCCATTCAATGGTTGTCACCTGGGAGAGTACCTGGAATGTACATTGATGATGATGCAGATTTAACAACAGATGGACCTTCACTTGATAGAGTTGAGATGGTTAGGAATCATCTGGAAGATGAGATAACGAGTAGGCATGCTTTACTTCGACGCCCTCAGTTTCAACCTGACATGAGAGAGATGCATTTGGCTAGAGAACTTGATTTAGCTAGGGCTGGTAGAGCTTTGAGGAATAGAAGATATGAGATGAGACTAGCTGAAAATACCGAGTATGATACAGAGTATCTGGAACCTTCATACTCTGTGGACGAATTAGTTGATAGCAGGGACTATGATGACAGGCATGGACTTGTACAAACACGTCATATTACTAGTGGTGTTGATCCCAGCCGTGTTTTTCCTGATGATGTTCATTGTCCGAGATCAAGAGAATATAATGACAGGCAGGGATTCGTACAAGAACGACCGCGTCACATGCCTAGCACTGAGGATGATAATCTTGCTCCTTTTGGTGATGCATATCCTAGATCGACAAAGTTTTTCCCTGACAGTGAAATGAATCATGTCGGGGGCAGCTCCCGAAACTTCCGCGATCATGTAAGGAATCGACTCGGACCTGCTGGAGCTAACAGATTAAAGAACAAGTTGGAAGAGAAAGAAGATTACAGATACCACCGCAAACAGCGATGGTGTGATGATGGTGCTTCCGGTAATGCGAGGTTGAAAAGGAGAAAGAGCTAG
- the LOC122000953 gene encoding uncharacterized protein LOC122000953 isoform X1: MQTNKEIQIGLADLHADEPILGIPIKKRLFHMSQSSSSTCQNTPTVPKNSSEQPRKLFLKSECSVSENSAGVKLDSNVSPDDLLESSIRLTGLHGFPSQVNQKIGLKKGTTGSGESSMHDELDVDIRASIGFGIEKGKNSSVEFESEMLKGKEAVGKIIASSDVSSSEEFETSGLYLSSCQDMQCSLNLSKKVINETCPLDLPGANKPEHHQTSYNDLESQCASNLYSSRKKWDLNFPMEVWDTNLNNLAINHGMNNELKLKDLHQPNDEKIPIQNTQVIANNFGLRLSMVELHQRNMKFTNLEMPVDGATDYVDGLDLQLRLPSRPKLCDKLGVSPLDLSLSLTGNLSDASFTTVKPEPCVNHNQKDTKRHQFSSLNSGVIAQVKSEPCDGSFHVTSQIEDPSLDKEVKHELPEEFQVKSPNLVLGNHPLASLTRLPTALDSNSLCHANILYQPNPTLLSVANTSLDERTCQDLNPSTISDSMIFSKVDSCINQDAKGSSSKPLANVEPILSYVKGCTAEDRVICVTVGKDSSQRNEFVESDPKEPSACDGLSSERRAEMNLSGEECTVSKFLANSKIDSGLRKEPIFTGGNQEGMDLSANIQIDQCVVDAEQRGAPEGPKGKGNKVTSHGVGDCEDSERQCANESQCQYKNKLDARVATVSISSEGFPFMTDVHVDTKGKEIQTEGVSAHGAVMCHDKRGTASGLNTDLPKLPVIMELTASSNKPVKTCQGTREKHLGKDNVSQVRSSSIEASPATAKNKNEYVKNKTEYVGGGQMSTKAISVAMKHPILREGESNVNSPATKHVYNPFKHSHIKHDDSRFKYREGNKVTSPSTKSFGYRNATSARSVPDGTEKERLIDDNEKHVNLYSQGRRHSKFETNNHDQTIGQRESDYMNNRRNYNHHFTRDPDIQHGPGHSNPRKSRYMRHNEETVPFIAPPNGSTHRSLRRMTDYPNGSTHRSLRRMTDYPQDRLFPSWRQPQGPREQPSGRRQIKDTDTNRIVGREIPDYVICEDKITSLPGEIADNLLHSHSNLHYERTDNDFLLRGSSVSPTRSPVRLYRSCSPIQWLSPGRVPGMYIDDDADLTTDGPSLDRVEMVRNHLEDEITSRHALLRRPQFQPDMREMHLARELDLARAGRALRNRRYEMRLAENTEYDTEYLEPSYSVDELVDSRDYDDRHGLVQTRHITSGVDPSRVFPDDVHCPRSREYNDRQGFVQERPRHMPSTEDDNLAPFGDAYPRSTKFFPDSEMNHVGGSSRNFRDHVRNRLGPAGANRLKNKLEEKEDYRYHRKQRWCDDGASGNARLKRRKS, encoded by the exons ATGCAGACTAACAAAGAG ATTCAGATTGGCCTTGCTGATCTGCATGCTGACGAGCCTATATTGGGTATACCAATCAAGAAAAGGCTATTTCATATGTCACAGTCTTCATCTTCTACGTGCCAAAATACACCCACAGTGCCAAAAAATTCAAGTGAGCAACCGAGGAAGCTCTTTCTAAAATCAGAATGTTCTGTTTCAGAGAACTCTGCTGGTGTGAAACTAGACAGTAATGTAAGTCCTGATGACTTGTTAGAGTCTTCCATCAGACTGACTGGTTTACATGGATTTCCTTCCCAGGTTAATCAAAAAATAGGGCTCAAGAAAGGCACCACTGGAAGTGGAGAATCAAGTATGCATGACGAGTTGGATGTAGACATAAGGGCATCAATAGGCTTTGGTATAGAGAAAGGGAAGAATTCATCAGTGGAATTTGAATCTGAGATGCTCAAAGGTAAAGAAGCTGTTGGGAAGATAATTGCTTCAAGTGATGTATCTTCATCTGAAGAATTTGAAACGTCAGGTTTGTATCTATCATCATGTCAGGATATGCAATGTAGCCTGAACTTGTCAAAGAAAGTGATAAATGAAACGTGTCCATTGGATCTCCCTGGGGCCAATAAGCCGGAACATCATCAAACCAGTTACAACGATTTGGAATCACAATGTGCTTCTAATCTTTACTCGAGTAGAAAAAAGTGGGATTTGAATTTTCCAATGGAAGTGTGGGATACCAATTTGAATAATTTAGCTATTAATCATGGGATGAACAATGAGTTAAAGCTGAAGGACTTGCATCAACCAAACGATGAGAAAATTCCCATCCAAAATACTCAAGTGATTGCAAACAATTTTGGATTACGATTATCAATGGTTGAGTTGCATCAACGCAACATGAAGTTTACCAATTTGGAAATGCCTGTGGATGGAGCTACAGACTATGTAGATGGTTTAGATTTACAACTTCGGCTACCTAGCAGACCAAAGTTGTGTGACAAGTTAGGAGTATCTCCTCTTGATCTAAGTTTGTCCTTGACAGGTAATCTTTCAGATGCTTCTTTTACAACTGTGAAGCCTGAACCATGTGTGAACCATAATCAGAAAGACACCAAAAGACATCAATTTAGTAGTTTAAACTCAGGTGTTATTGCACAAGTGAAATCTGAACCATGTGATGGAAGTTTCCATGTAACTTCTCAGATTGAGGACCCATCACTAGATAAAGAGGTCAAACATGAACTGCCTGAAGAATTTCAGGTGAAGTCTCCAAATTTGGTCTTAGGTAATCACCCGTTAGCCTCTTTGACACGACTGCCAACAGCTTTGGATTCTAATTCTTTGTGTCATGCAAATATTCTTTATCAACCTAATCCAACTTTGCTTAGTGTTGCAAACACAAGCTTGGATGAAAGAACTTGTCAAGACTTAAATCCTTCTACAATATCAGATTCTATGATATTTTCTAAAGTTGACAGCTGCATTAACCAAGATGCAAAAGGAAGTTCTAGCAAACCATTGGCTAATGTTGAGCCCATCCTTTCTTATGTGAAAGGATGTACTGCAGAAGATAGAGTAATTTGTGTAACTGTTGGCAAGGATTCTTCCCAGCGTAATGAGTTTGTGGAATCTGATCCTAAAGAACCCAGTGCCTGTGATGGATTATCATCTGAAAGAAGAGCTGAAATGAACTTGTCAGGCGAAGAATGCACTGTGTCAAAATTCTTGGCCAATAGCAAAATTGATTCTGGTCTTAGAAAAGAACCTATATTCACTGGTGGGAATCAGGAAGGCATGGACTTATCTGCTAACATTCAGATAGATCAATGTGTTGTTGATGCTGAACAGCGTGGTGCTCCTGAAGGTCCAAAGGGCAAAGGAAATAAGGTTACCAGCCATGGAGTTGGTGATTGTGAAGATAGTGAGCGACAATGTGCAAACGAGAGCCAATGCCAGTATAAAAATAAATTGGATGCTAGAGTTGCTACCGTTTCCATCAGTTCTGAAGGTTTTCCTTTCATGACAGATGTGCATGTGGATACGAAAGGCAAGGAAATACAAACTGAAGGGGTAAGTGCTCATGGTGCTGTGATGTGCCATGATAAAAGGGGGACAGCCAGTGGCTTAAACACAGACTTGCCTAAATTGCCAGTTATAATGGAGTTGACTGCTTCCAGTAACAAGCCTGTTAAAACTTGTCAGGGAACAAGAGAGAAACACCTTGGAAAGGACAATGTGTCTCAAGTGAGGTCAAGCTCAATCGAGGCATCTCCTGCAACTGCAAAAAACAAGAATGAATATGTAAAAAACAAAACTGAATATGTAGGCGGAGGGCAGATGAGCACAAAAGCTATTAGCGTAGCAATGAAGCATCCAATACTACGAGAGGGGGAATCCAATGTTAATAGTCCAGCAACTAAGCATGTTTATAACCCATTCAAACATAGTCACATTAAGCATGACGACAGCAGGTTCAAGTATAGAGAGGGAAACAAGGTAACTTCGCCTTCAACTAAGTCATTTGGTTACAGGAATGCTACTTCTGCTAGGTCAGTTCCTGATGGTACGGAGAAAGAAAGGTTGATTGATGATAACGAGAAACATGTCAATTTATATTCTCAAGGGAGAAG GCATTCAAAATTCGAAACTAACAATCATGATCAGACAATTGGCCAACGTGAATCTGATTACATGAACAATCGAAGGAACTATAATCATCATTTTACTCGGGATCCTGACATCCAGCATGGACCAGGACATAGTAATCCCAGAAAATCACGATATATGAGGCATAATGAAGAGACGGTTCCATTTATTGCTCCTCCAAATGGTAGCACCCATAGATCATTGAGAAGGATGACAGACTATCCAAATGGTAGCACCCATAGATCATTGAGAAGGATGACAGACTATCCACAGGATCGTCTTTTTCCATCTTGGAGGCAACCCCAAGGGCCTCGAGAGCAACCGAGTGGTAGACGCCAAATAAAAGACACTGACACCAACAGGATTGTTGGGAGAGAAATTCCTGATTATGTGATTTGCGAGGATAAAATCACAAGTTTACCTGGTGAAATAGCAGATAATTTGCTACATTCACACTCAAATTTGCATTATGAACGAACTGATAATGACTTTCTGTTGAGGGGCAGTAGCGTTTCTCCAACCAGATCTCCAGTGCGTTTGTATCGATCATGCTCACCCATTCAATGGTTGTCACCTGGGAGAGTACCTGGAATGTACATTGATGATGATGCAGATTTAACAACAGATGGACCTTCACTTGATAGAGTTGAGATGGTTAGGAATCATCTGGAAGATGAGATAACGAGTAGGCATGCTTTACTTCGACGCCCTCAGTTTCAACCTGACATGAGAGAGATGCATTTGGCTAGAGAACTTGATTTAGCTAGGGCTGGTAGAGCTTTGAGGAATAGAAGATATGAGATGAGACTAGCTGAAAATACCGAGTATGATACAGAGTATCTGGAACCTTCATACTCTGTGGACGAATTAGTTGATAGCAGGGACTATGATGACAGGCATGGACTTGTACAAACACGTCATATTACTAGTGGTGTTGATCCCAGCCGTGTTTTTCCTGATGATGTTCATTGTCCGAGATCAAGAGAATATAATGACAGGCAGGGATTCGTACAAGAACGACCGCGTCACATGCCTAGCACTGAGGATGATAATCTTGCTCCTTTTGGTGATGCATATCCTAGATCGACAAAGTTTTTCCCTGACAGTGAAATGAATCATGTCGGGGGCAGCTCCCGAAACTTCCGCGATCATGTAAGGAATCGACTCGGACCTGCTGGAGCTAACAGATTAAAGAACAAGTTGGAAGAGAAAGAAGATTACAGATACCACCGCAAACAGCGATGGTGTGATGATGGTGCTTCCGGTAATGCGAGGTTGAAAAGGAGAAAGAGCTAG